A window of the Myxococcus fulvus genome harbors these coding sequences:
- a CDS encoding YkgJ family cysteine cluster protein — translation MECTLCGACCVAPDIAALDKPLGLRCPHLLPDNLCAIYEQRPSICRDYQADEVCRLIEAPTLDERVHKYLALFDLTQEARAVKEQGCPSMKRARQAAARMQPGERPDETP, via the coding sequence ATGGAATGCACCCTCTGTGGCGCCTGCTGCGTGGCGCCGGACATCGCGGCGCTCGACAAGCCGCTCGGACTCAGGTGCCCTCACCTGCTGCCCGACAACCTCTGCGCCATCTACGAGCAGCGGCCGAGCATCTGCCGCGACTACCAGGCCGACGAGGTGTGCCGCCTCATCGAGGCGCCCACCCTGGACGAGCGCGTGCACAAGTACCTGGCCCTCTTCGATTTGACGCAGGAGGCCCGCGCCGTGAAGGAGCAGGGCTGCCCGTCCATGAAGCGCGCCCGACAGGCCGCCGCCCGGATGCAGCCTGGAGAACGCCCGGACGAGACGCCCTGA
- a CDS encoding hydrolase: MSFQPTEPFVAAPGLTNEHAQTIYANFVRPRHAPPLKRQRRELPDGDFVDLDTFDGPSGAPHVVALHGLESSSQAGYITAILRGAAQRGWGATALNFRSCSGEPNRLARTYHSGHIDDALGLLKDLRARVTGPLFAVGFSLGANVLCRLLEDQGEEAPVRAAASISAPYDLDACCAKLDGPGPFHRVYRERFLRTLKSKARAKLKRFPDAFDGRAMEAARTVRQFDHAVTAPLHGFNSAEHYYAESSSGPRLHAIRKPTLLISAADDPMLESPVIPPSAKDNPHLSVVLTQHGGHVGFVAGKLHRPRFWAEDQALAFFDTLR, from the coding sequence GTGAGCTTCCAGCCGACCGAGCCCTTCGTCGCCGCGCCGGGCCTGACGAACGAACACGCGCAGACCATCTACGCGAACTTCGTGCGTCCCCGTCATGCCCCTCCGCTGAAGCGCCAGCGGCGCGAGCTGCCCGACGGCGACTTCGTCGATCTGGACACCTTCGACGGCCCCAGCGGCGCGCCGCACGTGGTGGCGCTGCATGGGTTGGAGAGTTCCTCCCAGGCGGGCTACATCACCGCCATCCTCCGGGGCGCGGCCCAGCGTGGCTGGGGCGCCACCGCGCTCAACTTCCGCTCCTGCAGCGGTGAGCCCAACCGGCTGGCGCGCACGTACCACTCCGGCCACATCGACGACGCGCTCGGCCTGCTCAAGGACTTGCGCGCCCGCGTCACCGGGCCGCTCTTCGCCGTGGGCTTCTCACTGGGCGCCAACGTGCTCTGCCGGCTGCTCGAGGACCAGGGCGAGGAGGCTCCCGTCCGCGCCGCCGCGTCCATCAGCGCGCCGTACGACCTGGACGCGTGCTGCGCCAAGCTGGATGGTCCCGGCCCGTTCCACCGCGTCTACCGCGAGCGCTTCCTGCGCACGCTCAAGAGCAAGGCTCGGGCGAAGCTCAAGCGCTTCCCCGACGCGTTCGACGGCCGGGCCATGGAGGCGGCGCGCACGGTGCGCCAGTTCGACCACGCCGTCACCGCGCCCCTGCACGGCTTCAACAGCGCGGAGCATTACTACGCCGAGTCCTCGTCGGGCCCCAGGCTGCACGCCATCCGCAAGCCCACGCTGCTCATCAGCGCCGCGGATGACCCGATGCTGGAGTCGCCCGTCATCCCGCCGAGCGCGAAGGACAACCCGCACCTGAGCGTGGTGTTGACCCAGCACGGCGGACACGTGGGCTTCGTCGCCGGCAAGCTGCACCGTCCCCGCTTCTGGGCGGAGGACCAGGCGCTGGCCTTCTTCGACACCTTGCGCTAG
- a CDS encoding GNAT family N-acetyltransferase codes for MPLVLATDAQKAERDCVTHAAWGSPLTVEQFHQREVRLRAHPWCREGMRTWLLVDDGGQVLASCETFRTDSHLRGPDGVATPGVSEAIASVFTEPALRGHGHATRLMDQVAEHVAQEGQDRHAALLFSDVGAPLYRRSGYREAPAWDWNLPAVGGLSTHAVDALLCDGDVPEVMGRQRRPDVPFLLWPSPAQVDWHLERERVYAELLRRPRPEACGAMVGRSFALWAMMARYGELVVLLFDAESLEDSMALMEAARGVAHRAGLSRVVVWEEPGTLPWLARIPGASRVAREGSLPMLRPLRDGLPPAERVTFSRALWV; via the coding sequence TGGTCCTCGCCACCGACGCCCAGAAAGCCGAGAGGGATTGCGTCACCCATGCCGCCTGGGGCTCGCCCCTCACCGTGGAGCAGTTCCACCAGCGCGAGGTGCGGCTGCGCGCGCATCCCTGGTGTCGCGAGGGCATGCGCACCTGGCTGCTCGTCGACGACGGCGGACAGGTGCTGGCCTCGTGCGAGACGTTCCGCACGGACAGCCACCTGCGCGGCCCGGACGGCGTGGCCACGCCCGGCGTCAGCGAGGCCATCGCCAGCGTCTTCACCGAGCCCGCGCTGCGCGGCCACGGCCACGCGACGCGGTTGATGGACCAGGTCGCCGAGCACGTCGCCCAGGAGGGCCAGGACAGGCACGCGGCCCTGCTCTTCTCCGACGTGGGCGCGCCGCTCTACCGGCGCTCGGGCTACCGCGAGGCGCCCGCGTGGGACTGGAACCTGCCCGCCGTGGGTGGACTGTCCACGCACGCGGTGGACGCGCTCCTGTGCGACGGGGACGTGCCGGAGGTGATGGGGCGCCAGCGGCGTCCGGACGTGCCCTTCCTGCTGTGGCCGAGCCCGGCGCAGGTGGACTGGCACCTGGAGCGGGAGCGCGTCTACGCGGAGCTCTTGCGTCGTCCCCGACCGGAGGCCTGCGGCGCGATGGTGGGCCGCTCGTTCGCGCTGTGGGCGATGATGGCCCGCTACGGCGAGCTGGTGGTGCTGCTGTTCGACGCGGAGTCGCTCGAGGACTCCATGGCCCTGATGGAGGCCGCGCGGGGCGTGGCGCACCGGGCGGGCCTGTCGCGCGTGGTGGTCTGGGAGGAGCCGGGCACCCTGCCCTGGCTGGCACGGATTCCTGGCGCCTCGCGCGTGGCGCGGGAGGGCTCGCTGCCCATGCTGCGTCCGCTGCGCGACGGGTTGCCGCCCGCCGAGCGGGTGACCTTCTCGCGCGCCCTCTGGGTGTGA